Proteins encoded in a region of the Cygnus olor isolate bCygOlo1 chromosome 4, bCygOlo1.pri.v2, whole genome shotgun sequence genome:
- the MBOAT4 gene encoding LOW QUALITY PROTEIN: ghrelin O-acyltransferase (The sequence of the model RefSeq protein was modified relative to this genomic sequence to represent the inferred CDS: substituted 1 base at 1 genomic stop codon), which yields MCWADLLILLPAAWYQLAAFPFAALFHQLCASGQLSLTARYTFLLAGGCLLAVTAMGSYAVLLLIPAAGSVHVLLSVSPAHVHTWVFGLQMCWQTLCHLGSFVLESEDARPAVALSAIMLLTQKVTSLALDIHEGTVLPQTGQGLLQQALPLCSYLLFFPALLGGPLYPFSRFQVQAESLGAVPLPLQAAGRRCLGALALQALRVGLEGWLPCAQGCSILASLCHTWMRALLFRLAYYTQWVLDEALLEMAGFGLVVGQGDLSGRDLWVLETTHRLAVFARTWNKSTSRWLRRLVFQRCPAQPLLATFTFSAWWHGLRPGHVFGFLCWAIMVEADYRIHPFLSAWATSRVAKLLYRGTTWIFTQLIVAYILDAVESESFSALCLLWTSYKSILPLSYGVVLLLLLSKKPKQNXACPVLP from the exons ATGTGCTGGGCGGACCTGCTCAtccttctccctgcagcctggtACCAGCTGGCAGCTTTCCCCTTCGCTGCTCTCTTCCACCAGCTCTGTGCTTCGGGGCAACTCTCTCTGACTGCTCG GTACACATTCCTCCTCGCTGGAGGATGTCTCCTTGCAGTCACAGCCATGGGCAGCTATGCCGTGTTACTTCTTATCCCCGCTGCTGGCTCTGTGCACGTCCTCCTCTCCGTCAGCCCAGCTCACGTCCATACCTGGGTCTTTGGCCTCCAGATGTGCTGGCAGACGCTCTGCCACCTGGGCAGCTTCGTGCTGGAGTCAGAGGATGCCAG ACCAGCTGTTGCCCTCTCCGCCATTATGCTGCTCACCCAGAAAGTGACATCTCTGGCCCTGGACATCCACGAAGGGACCGTTCTGCCTCAGACAGGCCAGGGGCTTTTGCAGCAAGCCTTGCCTCTCTGCAGCTACCTGCTCTTTTTCCCAGCCCTCCTCGGAGGCCCCCTGTACCCCTTCAGCAGGTTTCAGGTCCAAGCCGAGTCCTTGGGGGCTGTCCCCCTGccactgcaggctgctggccGGAGGTGCCTTGGGGCACTGGCACTGCAGGCGCTGCGTGTGGGACTGGAGGGCTGGCTGCCCTGTGCACAGGGCTGCTCCATCCTGGCCAGCCTGTGCCACACGTGGATGCGGGCCCTGCTCTTCAGGCTGGCCTACTACACACAGTGGGTACTGGATGAGGCCCTTCTCGAGATGGCAGGCTTTGGGCTGGTGGTGGGGCAGGGAGACCTTTCAGGCCGTGACCTGTGGGTGCTGGAGACCACACACCGCCTGGCTGTCTTTGCCCGAACCTGGAACAAGAGCACGTCCCGCTGGCTGCGGAGGCTGGTCTTCCAGCGCTGCCCAGCCCAACCGCTCCTCGCCACTTTCACCTTCTCCGCCTGGTGGCACGGCCTCCGGCCCGGGCATGTCTTTGGTTTCCTGTGCTGGGCCATCATGGTGGAGGCTGACTACCGCATCCATCCCTTCCTCAGCGCCTGGGCCACCTCCCGTGTTGCAAAGCTCCTCTACCGTGGCACGACCTGGATCTTCACGCAGCTCATTGTCGCCTACATCCTGGATGCTGTGGAGTCTGAGAGCTTCTCTGCGCTCTGCCTACTCTGGACTTCTTACAAGAGTATCCTTCCCCTCTCTTATGgtgttgtgctgctgctgctgctttccaagaAGCCAAAGCAGAACTGAGCCTGTCCTGTGCTACCTTGA